One window from the genome of Fulvivirga lutea encodes:
- a CDS encoding GH3 family domain-containing protein: protein MPILGTLLKRGIRIRESLEQDYTNPYDLQKTELKQLLLTANQTQFGKHYSFAEILAHFKSNNPKSFFEAFKKHVPIHNYNKMYNEWWHKSKREEKNVTWPGKVKYFALSSGTSEAASKYIPITKDMKKAIQKTSIRQILTLSKYDLPPEFFQGGILMLGGSTHLNKRGSYFEGDLSGIQAAQLPFWFQHFYKPGKKISKTRNWDDKLNEIATKAPEWNINIIVGVPAWIQILMEKIIAHHSVSNIHEIWPNLNVYVHGGVSFDPYRKGFEKLLGRPIHYIETYLASEGFLAFQYKPNHRAMRLVLNNGIFYEFIPFEDQNFDENGELKADAQTYMIDEVENGKEYAVLLSTNAGAWRYMIGDVVKIISKEESEIVITGRTKHFLSLCGEHLSVDNMNKAIEMAADELNIEIPEFTVAGIPHGTLFAHHWYVASDNEVNPAELRDVIDQKLKDLNDDYAVERTAALKDVIVEVLPVRKFYDWMEARGKVGGQNKFPRVLKGQLLEEWTTYIQNS from the coding sequence ATGCCTATTCTGGGTACTTTGTTAAAAAGGGGAATAAGAATTAGAGAAAGTTTAGAACAGGATTATACTAACCCCTATGATTTACAAAAAACCGAATTAAAACAATTGCTATTAACTGCTAATCAGACTCAATTTGGTAAGCATTACTCATTTGCAGAGATATTAGCACATTTTAAGTCTAACAACCCCAAGTCCTTCTTTGAAGCATTTAAGAAGCATGTCCCCATTCATAATTACAATAAAATGTATAACGAGTGGTGGCACAAATCAAAACGGGAAGAAAAAAACGTTACATGGCCGGGCAAAGTCAAATATTTTGCACTGAGTTCAGGTACTTCAGAAGCTGCTTCAAAATATATCCCAATAACAAAGGATATGAAAAAGGCCATTCAGAAGACGAGCATTCGGCAGATATTAACACTTTCTAAATATGACCTGCCACCTGAATTCTTTCAAGGTGGTATTCTAATGTTGGGAGGCAGTACGCACCTGAATAAAAGAGGCAGCTACTTTGAAGGCGATTTAAGTGGCATACAAGCAGCGCAACTTCCTTTCTGGTTTCAGCATTTTTACAAACCGGGCAAGAAGATATCCAAAACAAGGAATTGGGATGATAAATTGAATGAAATTGCCACGAAAGCACCAGAGTGGAATATTAATATAATTGTAGGTGTACCTGCCTGGATACAAATTCTCATGGAGAAAATTATCGCCCATCATAGTGTTTCTAACATCCATGAAATATGGCCTAACTTAAATGTATATGTTCATGGCGGTGTATCTTTTGACCCGTACAGAAAAGGGTTTGAAAAGCTGTTAGGAAGACCAATTCATTACATAGAAACTTATCTGGCCTCCGAGGGATTCCTTGCCTTCCAGTATAAACCAAATCATCGTGCCATGCGATTGGTTTTGAACAACGGCATTTTTTACGAATTTATCCCTTTTGAGGATCAAAATTTTGATGAGAATGGTGAGTTGAAAGCTGACGCCCAAACATATATGATAGATGAGGTCGAGAATGGTAAAGAATATGCCGTTCTTTTATCTACCAATGCCGGTGCCTGGCGTTATATGATAGGTGATGTAGTGAAAATTATTTCTAAAGAGGAATCAGAAATAGTGATTACAGGCCGAACAAAACATTTTCTAAGTCTCTGTGGTGAACATCTTTCAGTGGATAATATGAACAAGGCGATAGAAATGGCGGCTGATGAGCTGAACATAGAAATACCGGAGTTTACGGTAGCGGGAATTCCTCACGGTACATTATTCGCGCATCACTGGTATGTTGCGAGTGATAACGAGGTCAATCCGGCAGAGTTAAGAGATGTTATCGATCAAAAGCTTAAAGATTTGAATGATGACTATGCTGTTGAGCGTACAGCTGCTTTAAAAGATGTGATAGTAGAAGTGCTCCCAGTAAGGAAATTCTACGATTGGATGGAAGCCAGAGGTAAAGTAGGCGGCCAGAATAAGTTTCCAAGGGTATTGAAGGGCCAGCTACTGGAAGAGTGGACTACATACATCCAGAATTCTTAA
- a CDS encoding YggS family pyridoxal phosphate-dependent enzyme yields the protein MDIKNNIEELINSLGSSNCKLVAVSKTKPISDIKEAYDAGQRIFGENKAQEMTEKQGELPEDIQWHMIGHLQRNKVKYIAPYVSLIHSVDSLKLLKEINKQAKKNNRVIDVLLQIHIAEEDTKFGLHKNELYELLHSVELPELHHIKIVGLMGMATFTDNEDQIRREFKFLADLFNSTRSDIQVDNVELTELSMGMSGDYKIAIEEGSTMIRVGSAIFGERNYN from the coding sequence ATGGATATTAAAAATAACATCGAAGAATTGATCAATTCATTAGGCTCTTCAAATTGCAAGTTGGTTGCCGTAAGTAAAACAAAGCCAATTAGTGATATAAAAGAGGCTTATGATGCCGGACAGCGCATTTTTGGAGAAAATAAAGCTCAGGAAATGACCGAAAAACAAGGTGAACTTCCTGAAGATATTCAATGGCATATGATTGGACACCTTCAAAGAAATAAGGTTAAATACATTGCCCCTTATGTTAGTCTCATACATTCAGTTGATAGCCTCAAACTTCTAAAAGAGATAAATAAACAGGCCAAAAAAAATAATAGAGTTATTGATGTATTGCTTCAAATACACATAGCTGAAGAAGATACTAAGTTTGGGCTGCACAAAAATGAATTGTATGAGTTACTACATTCTGTAGAATTACCTGAACTCCATCATATTAAAATTGTGGGACTAATGGGAATGGCCACTTTCACTGATAATGAAGATCAGATAAGAAGAGAATTTAAATTTTTGGCTGACCTTTTTAATAGTACAAGAAGTGATATTCAAGTTGACAATGTAGAATTAACAGAGCTTTCTATGGGCATGAGTGGCGACTATAAAATAGCCATAGAAGAAGGCAGTACCATGATTAGAGTTGGGAGTGCAATTTTTGGAGAAAGAAATTATAATTAA
- a CDS encoding ABC transporter ATP-binding protein: protein MEIVLKDVAKRFNREILFESLNYTFKSGESTAIVGPNGSGKSTLLQLIAGNQLPSSGEISYNDNGSNIPVEDIFNHISFAAPYLELIEEFTLLEQIQFHFKFKPIRSGETINSLIEYSFFDDHKHKFIKNFSSGMKQRLKLALAFFSNTEILLLDEPTTNLDKKGSEWFFSELNKMDGSRLLILASNQEIEYKNCHSMLNLADFKVC from the coding sequence ATGGAAATCGTCCTGAAAGATGTAGCGAAGAGATTTAACAGGGAGATTTTATTCGAGAGCTTAAATTACACCTTTAAATCTGGTGAATCTACAGCAATAGTAGGACCTAACGGTAGCGGAAAATCCACTTTACTTCAATTAATTGCTGGAAATCAGCTTCCTTCCTCGGGTGAAATTAGTTACAATGATAATGGTTCCAATATACCTGTAGAAGACATATTCAATCACATTTCTTTTGCTGCTCCTTACCTGGAATTAATTGAAGAGTTCACATTATTAGAACAAATTCAATTTCACTTTAAATTCAAACCCATTAGAAGTGGGGAAACAATTAACTCTTTAATTGAGTATTCATTCTTTGATGATCACAAGCATAAGTTTATCAAAAACTTTTCTTCAGGTATGAAACAAAGGCTAAAATTGGCCCTTGCCTTCTTTTCCAACACAGAAATTCTGCTTCTTGATGAACCCACAACCAACCTAGACAAAAAAGGATCTGAGTGGTTTTTTAGTGAATTGAACAAAATGGATGGAAGTCGATTATTGATATTAGCTTCTAATCAAGAAATTGAATACAAAAATTGCCATTCTATGCTTAATCTGGCTGACTTCAAAGTTTGTTAA
- a CDS encoding vWA domain-containing protein, translating into MVEQSTTLPWYSIQNFYPGILQGYSWENSLALYGILAIPLFFIIRWAYRYFFNQKLPVAFTRSQVISNPLTIVRLVPDFIMMLIVALLIVALARPQKTNEKVVQWTEGIDIMLVIDISQSMQIEDFTPNRLEAAKQVAKDFIDGRLQDRIGLVIFSGDAYSLSPLTTDYDLLKTYIDDINFDMIENRGTAIGSALAVATNRMTEMESKSKVCILLSDGDNTAGNIDPITAAKLASAYDIKTYTIAIGKEGKVPFGKDFFGRPRMVENTMDETTLREIAKIGSGQFFRASDNQALENVFKQIDQYEKAEIQETRFKDTTDFYRNYIMWALVLFLFWVFLKSTFISNILQD; encoded by the coding sequence ATGGTTGAACAATCGACTACACTTCCCTGGTATTCAATTCAAAATTTTTACCCAGGTATTCTTCAAGGGTATAGCTGGGAGAACAGCCTTGCGTTGTATGGTATACTGGCCATCCCTCTATTTTTTATAATCCGATGGGCATACAGATACTTTTTTAACCAAAAATTGCCCGTTGCATTTACACGAAGTCAGGTTATTTCTAACCCTCTTACAATAGTTCGTTTAGTTCCGGATTTTATCATGATGTTGATTGTGGCGCTTCTTATTGTAGCATTGGCTCGCCCACAAAAAACCAATGAAAAAGTAGTGCAATGGACTGAAGGAATAGACATTATGTTGGTCATTGATATTTCTCAGTCAATGCAAATTGAAGATTTTACCCCAAACAGACTGGAGGCTGCCAAACAAGTTGCTAAAGACTTTATAGATGGTAGATTACAAGATCGCATAGGCTTAGTGATATTCTCCGGTGATGCTTATTCACTTTCTCCACTCACAACAGACTATGACCTTCTTAAGACATATATCGATGACATTAATTTCGATATGATTGAGAATAGAGGTACCGCTATTGGCAGTGCTCTGGCCGTAGCTACCAATAGAATGACTGAGATGGAGTCGAAGTCCAAAGTATGCATTCTATTAAGTGATGGAGATAACACTGCTGGTAATATCGACCCGATTACTGCTGCTAAACTGGCATCTGCCTATGATATTAAGACCTATACCATCGCCATCGGAAAGGAAGGTAAAGTGCCGTTTGGTAAAGATTTTTTTGGCAGGCCAAGAATGGTTGAGAATACTATGGATGAAACTACGCTCAGAGAAATAGCTAAAATAGGGTCAGGTCAATTCTTTAGGGCTTCTGATAATCAAGCTTTGGAGAACGTTTTTAAACAAATCGATCAATACGAAAAGGCTGAAATACAGGAAACCCGATTCAAAGACACCACAGATTTTTATAGAAACTATATCATGTGGGCATTAGTATTATTTCTATTCTGGGTATTTCTAAAGTCCACCTTCATCAGCAATATACTTCAGGATTAA
- a CDS encoding DUF58 domain-containing protein codes for MKNLLNKLRKYEIQIRKAINSQMQGDFHSIFKGSGLEFDDVRAYQYGDDVRTIDWNVSAKGHGAFVKTFKEEKEQTVFFILDVSGSQEIGTEGKQKVDIGKEVCGVLALAAAKEGSQVGLVCFSDQKESYIKPAKGPKQAYEIIHELVELKPKSAKTDLSKATLFSLNTLKRRSVMIFISDFIDEGYFHNLKGMAKKHDLVAIRITDKRETNLPKLGIVPVFDKESKKTVWVNTSFGNFRSNVQTNYAKSEEELVKFSKKHQINYVSIDTDEDYVPKLLKLFKVRNKSLKSV; via the coding sequence ATGAAGAATCTTCTGAATAAGCTGCGAAAGTACGAAATACAAATAAGAAAGGCTATCAACAGCCAAATGCAGGGTGATTTTCACTCTATATTTAAAGGCTCTGGTCTTGAGTTTGACGATGTGCGTGCCTACCAGTACGGAGATGATGTGCGGACTATAGATTGGAACGTGAGTGCCAAAGGGCATGGTGCATTTGTAAAAACCTTTAAAGAAGAGAAAGAACAAACAGTTTTCTTTATTCTGGATGTAAGTGGCTCTCAGGAGATTGGCACCGAAGGAAAGCAAAAGGTTGATATTGGTAAAGAAGTGTGTGGTGTATTAGCATTGGCAGCTGCAAAAGAGGGTAGCCAGGTGGGGCTTGTTTGCTTTTCTGATCAAAAAGAATCCTACATCAAACCTGCCAAAGGACCCAAACAAGCTTATGAGATCATACACGAATTAGTAGAATTGAAACCTAAATCGGCTAAAACAGATTTAAGCAAAGCCACCTTATTTTCTTTGAATACCTTAAAAAGAAGAAGTGTGATGATCTTTATCTCAGACTTTATTGATGAAGGCTATTTTCACAATTTAAAAGGAATGGCAAAAAAACACGATCTGGTGGCCATTAGAATAACTGACAAGCGTGAAACGAATTTGCCAAAACTGGGCATAGTACCTGTATTTGATAAAGAAAGTAAAAAAACAGTTTGGGTGAATACCTCATTTGGCAATTTCAGATCTAACGTTCAAACCAATTATGCCAAGAGTGAAGAGGAGCTTGTGAAGTTTTCCAAAAAACATCAGATCAATTATGTATCCATTGATACTGATGAAGATTATGTTCCCAAATTATTAAAACTATTTAAAGTCAGAAACAAATCGTTGAAAAGTGTTTAG
- a CDS encoding endonuclease MutS2, giving the protein MLYPHDIEQKLGFDKIRALISEKCTTDLGKSIVEKVKFSSNYDLINKLLAQTKEYQNILISSDSLSLFGFADIQEALEKSKTEGTFCSENEIFQIGKFLNSFEKAYDFFSNNSNNYPHLYDLCNTIEIDKSLLKQIEKCIDEEGNLKDDASPELQRIRGELRSKYSQVRKSLYSIFKQSEKEGWVPEGASVTVRDGRMVIPILAEFKRRLPGFIHDESASGNTVYLEPTNVLQGNNEIRQLEYAEKREKIKILTGLTNRVRINLPDIRSGLSFISKLDFIRAKAKFSNEIEAIVPKIKNTASVSLRNARHPLLLLSFMKEGKKVVPLNVQLTEKSRILIISGPNAGGKSVSLKTIGLLQFMIQSGIPIPVGEESELGMFEDILIDIGDEQSIENDLSTYSSHLKSMKSFLKNGTSTSLCLIDEFGTGTDPQFGGAIAQAVLSELNNKKVSGVITTHYSNIKHFAEKTEGIINGAMRFDMQKLEPLFELEVGKPGSSFSLEIAKKIGLNSGVIDYAKELIGDKAIDVDQLLNQLEKQKQQIKQRDEELKKRELQAANLQNQYSTLKEELDKNKKEIISKAKEEAARLLKDTNREIEKTIRHIKSNKAQKTETKRARERLQNLKQKVDEPKEIKKAQAATEEQLNPGDTVQLIDQEVTGTVISMKGNDVEVQIGLLKSKVKKNRLIKISKGKEKTIKKERAGSAHGMNLTSKFSEFNSTLDIRGKRVEEVLTILDQFLDDAILFGLSEVKVLHGKGNGVLREVLRNYCKTQSFISNVADEHIERGGAGITVITLN; this is encoded by the coding sequence GTGCTATACCCTCACGATATCGAACAGAAGCTGGGTTTTGATAAAATTAGAGCACTAATTAGTGAAAAGTGTACTACTGATTTGGGTAAATCAATAGTTGAAAAAGTAAAATTTTCGTCTAATTATGATTTGATAAACAAGCTTCTTGCTCAGACCAAAGAGTATCAAAATATTCTTATTTCTTCTGATTCATTAAGTTTATTTGGATTCGCTGACATACAGGAAGCGCTGGAGAAGAGCAAAACAGAGGGGACCTTTTGCAGTGAAAATGAGATTTTTCAGATCGGCAAGTTCCTGAATAGTTTTGAGAAGGCTTATGATTTCTTTTCTAATAACTCCAATAACTACCCACACCTTTATGACCTCTGTAATACGATTGAAATCGATAAAAGTCTTTTAAAACAAATTGAGAAATGCATCGATGAAGAGGGGAATTTAAAGGATGACGCAAGCCCTGAGCTTCAGCGAATCAGGGGCGAATTAAGATCCAAGTACTCACAAGTTAGAAAATCCCTCTATTCAATTTTTAAGCAGTCAGAAAAAGAAGGGTGGGTGCCGGAAGGAGCTTCTGTTACTGTCAGGGATGGTCGGATGGTCATTCCTATTTTAGCTGAGTTTAAAAGAAGATTACCTGGATTTATCCATGATGAATCAGCATCGGGTAACACTGTATACCTTGAGCCGACTAATGTGCTTCAAGGTAATAATGAGATAAGACAATTAGAATACGCTGAAAAGCGCGAAAAAATAAAGATTCTTACCGGTTTAACGAATAGGGTGAGGATTAATTTACCAGATATCAGGTCTGGGTTGTCCTTTATTTCGAAGCTGGATTTCATAAGAGCGAAGGCAAAATTTAGCAATGAAATTGAGGCGATCGTACCCAAAATTAAAAATACAGCCTCAGTAAGCTTGAGGAATGCCCGGCATCCGTTACTCTTACTTTCCTTTATGAAGGAGGGGAAAAAGGTAGTACCACTGAATGTACAATTGACTGAAAAGAGTAGAATCTTAATTATCTCAGGCCCTAATGCAGGAGGAAAATCAGTAAGCCTTAAAACAATTGGCCTTTTACAATTCATGATTCAGTCGGGGATACCAATACCAGTAGGTGAAGAGTCTGAGCTTGGAATGTTTGAAGATATATTGATTGATATTGGAGACGAGCAGTCAATTGAAAATGACTTAAGTACTTACAGTAGTCATTTAAAGAGTATGAAGTCGTTCTTAAAGAATGGGACTTCCACTTCCTTATGCCTAATTGATGAATTTGGTACAGGTACAGATCCGCAGTTTGGAGGAGCCATTGCACAAGCTGTTTTAAGTGAATTGAACAATAAAAAGGTGTCTGGTGTGATAACCACTCATTACAGTAATATCAAACATTTTGCAGAGAAAACTGAGGGTATAATTAATGGAGCCATGCGGTTTGACATGCAAAAGCTTGAGCCATTGTTTGAATTAGAAGTAGGGAAACCTGGCAGTTCATTTTCATTGGAAATTGCGAAAAAGATTGGTTTAAACTCGGGAGTAATTGATTATGCGAAAGAATTAATTGGAGATAAAGCTATTGATGTAGACCAGTTACTTAATCAGTTGGAAAAACAAAAGCAGCAAATAAAACAGCGTGATGAAGAGCTGAAAAAGCGGGAATTGCAAGCGGCTAATCTTCAGAATCAGTACTCAACACTAAAAGAAGAGCTTGATAAAAACAAAAAGGAAATAATTAGTAAAGCCAAAGAAGAAGCAGCCAGATTGTTAAAGGATACCAATCGAGAGATTGAAAAAACAATTCGTCACATAAAGTCTAATAAAGCCCAAAAAACCGAAACAAAAAGGGCGAGGGAGAGATTACAAAACCTGAAGCAAAAAGTTGATGAACCTAAAGAAATAAAGAAGGCTCAAGCAGCAACTGAGGAACAATTGAATCCGGGAGATACCGTTCAATTAATTGATCAGGAAGTAACGGGAACAGTTATTTCAATGAAAGGCAATGATGTGGAAGTTCAAATAGGTTTGTTAAAATCCAAAGTCAAAAAGAATCGACTTATTAAAATATCTAAAGGCAAAGAAAAAACTATAAAAAAGGAGCGTGCAGGAAGTGCTCATGGTATGAATTTGACTAGTAAATTTTCAGAGTTTAATTCAACATTAGATATCCGGGGCAAGCGTGTAGAGGAAGTACTTACTATTCTTGATCAATTTTTAGATGATGCAATCTTATTCGGGCTCAGTGAAGTAAAAGTATTGCATGGTAAGGGAAATGGGGTGCTAAGGGAAGTGTTAAGAAATTACTGTAAAACACAATCTTTTATTTCAAATGTAGCAGATGAACATATTGAAAGGGGTGGTGCAGGAATAACTGTAATTACATTAAATTAA
- a CDS encoding LysE family translocator produces MDYIHPEFLMALLNGLIFGLTLAVMLGPVFFTLLQTSLEKGFSKAIIVAVGVSVGDIILILLAYFGLSKLIGFNENKMIIAYAGSVILALFGVASIIKARRPFNPKLNTTPEVKGFFRFFFKGLLINAISPFVPIFWIGTMSLATVEYNYSGTTLFAFFATIIAVVFLTDLLKAFLANKLSVLITSKVMRIMNILVGIILIAFSIRMATYYL; encoded by the coding sequence GTGGACTACATACATCCAGAATTCTTAATGGCTTTACTTAATGGACTAATTTTTGGTTTGACACTGGCCGTTATGTTGGGGCCGGTATTTTTCACACTGCTTCAAACTAGTCTGGAAAAGGGCTTTTCTAAGGCAATAATTGTGGCAGTTGGTGTAAGTGTAGGAGATATTATACTTATCTTATTGGCTTACTTTGGTTTGTCAAAACTCATTGGTTTTAATGAGAATAAAATGATCATAGCATATGCTGGGTCAGTGATATTAGCCCTCTTTGGTGTGGCTAGTATTATTAAAGCTAGAAGACCATTTAACCCTAAGCTTAATACCACCCCAGAAGTAAAAGGCTTCTTCCGATTCTTTTTCAAAGGCCTGTTAATTAATGCGATCAGCCCATTTGTGCCCATATTTTGGATTGGCACAATGAGTTTAGCAACTGTAGAATATAACTATTCAGGCACTACCTTATTCGCATTTTTCGCCACCATTATTGCAGTTGTATTTTTAACCGACCTTCTCAAAGCTTTTTTAGCAAACAAATTGAGCGTGCTTATAACATCTAAGGTTATGCGCATTATGAATATTCTGGTTGGCATCATATTGATTGCCTTTTCGATAAGAATGGCTACCTATTACCTCTAG
- a CDS encoding DUF4296 domain-containing protein: MKNAIICGIIMMISILFMRCNTDETPEDIISHEKMVGILLDVYEAEAKLAELKLNRDTTIQIFKTYEQYIYDEHGIEEEVYKKSLTYYYDHPDKLEKIYETMLDSLALRETKAKAYEEAKQAKQDSIRKIELNKKKD; the protein is encoded by the coding sequence ATGAAGAACGCTATAATCTGTGGAATTATCATGATGATCTCAATATTATTTATGAGATGTAATACAGATGAAACCCCGGAAGATATTATCAGTCATGAAAAAATGGTTGGCATTTTGTTAGACGTATATGAAGCAGAAGCAAAACTTGCTGAGCTTAAATTGAATAGAGATACGACTATACAAATATTTAAAACATACGAGCAATATATTTATGACGAGCATGGCATAGAAGAAGAAGTGTATAAAAAAAGCCTCACATACTATTATGACCATCCTGACAAGCTTGAGAAAATATATGAAACTATGCTAGACTCTCTAGCCCTGCGCGAAACGAAGGCTAAAGCTTATGAGGAAGCTAAACAAGCTAAACAAGATTCAATTCGCAAAATAGAGCTCAATAAAAAGAAAGACTAG
- a CDS encoding bifunctional UDP-3-O-[3-hydroxymyristoyl] N-acetylglucosamine deacetylase/3-hydroxyacyl-ACP dehydratase, which translates to MKIKQHTIKKSVTLSGVGLHTGVTSNMTFVPAKPGHGIKFQRTDLEGQPTVDADADLVVDLSRGTTIEQSGARVNTVEHTLAALVGLEIDNVLIQLDGPEPPIMDGSSIQFVNILKEAGTEEQDALRDFFEVPDGIFYREPERDVEIAALPLDDYRLTVMVDYNSPVLGSQHASLTNISQFEKEIASCRTFCFLHELEMLHKNNLIKGGDLNNAIVVVDRIVKDNELDSLAKLFNKPKVEVKKEGILNNVELRYKNEPARHKLLDVIGDLALAGRPLKAQILAARPGHAANVAFAKKLKKAMAKSSKLNVPKYNPNLPPVYDINQITNILPHRYPFLLIDKIIHLDDESVSGVKNVTLNEPFFQGHFPGNPVMPGVLQIEAMAQIGGILVLNTVPDPENYWTYFLGIEGFRFRKMILPGDTLIIKCDLLAPIKRGIAKMTGRAYVGNTLVCEGTMTASIVRKDS; encoded by the coding sequence ATGAAAATTAAACAACACACAATCAAAAAATCCGTGACCCTATCAGGGGTTGGTTTGCATACTGGAGTAACTTCTAATATGACATTTGTGCCAGCAAAACCTGGCCACGGTATAAAGTTTCAAAGAACAGACTTGGAAGGGCAACCTACGGTGGATGCCGATGCAGACTTGGTAGTAGACCTTTCAAGAGGTACAACCATTGAGCAAAGTGGCGCAAGAGTAAATACTGTTGAGCACACATTGGCAGCATTGGTAGGCCTTGAAATTGATAACGTTCTAATCCAACTAGATGGTCCTGAGCCTCCTATTATGGATGGTAGTTCAATTCAGTTTGTAAATATTCTAAAAGAGGCAGGAACCGAGGAGCAAGATGCGCTTCGTGATTTTTTCGAAGTGCCTGATGGCATATTTTATCGTGAGCCGGAAAGAGATGTTGAAATAGCAGCACTTCCTTTAGATGATTATAGACTTACCGTAATGGTGGACTATAACTCTCCTGTATTAGGAAGTCAGCATGCTTCATTGACTAACATATCGCAGTTTGAAAAGGAAATAGCTTCATGCAGAACATTTTGTTTTTTGCATGAACTTGAAATGCTACATAAAAACAACCTCATTAAAGGTGGCGACCTTAATAATGCCATTGTTGTAGTTGATAGAATAGTAAAAGACAATGAATTAGATAGTTTAGCCAAACTATTTAATAAACCTAAAGTGGAGGTAAAGAAGGAAGGTATCCTCAATAACGTAGAGCTTAGATATAAGAATGAGCCTGCAAGACATAAATTGTTAGACGTTATTGGAGATTTAGCTTTAGCAGGGAGACCATTGAAAGCTCAGATTTTAGCTGCCAGACCGGGGCATGCTGCCAACGTAGCATTTGCAAAGAAATTAAAGAAAGCAATGGCTAAGTCTTCGAAATTAAACGTTCCGAAGTACAACCCGAACTTGCCTCCGGTTTATGACATCAATCAAATCACAAACATACTTCCTCATAGATATCCTTTCTTGTTAATAGATAAAATCATTCATTTGGATGACGAAAGTGTATCAGGGGTTAAAAACGTTACATTGAACGAACCATTTTTTCAAGGTCACTTTCCAGGAAACCCGGTTATGCCAGGCGTATTGCAAATTGAAGCCATGGCTCAAATCGGTGGTATTTTAGTATTAAATACAGTACCCGATCCTGAAAATTATTGGACATACTTCTTAGGAATAGAAGGCTTCCGATTCAGAAAAATGATTCTGCCAGGTGACACTTTAATAATTAAATGCGATCTTCTAGCACCGATTAAGAGAGGAATAGCAAAAATGACAGGACGTGCCTATGTCGGTAATACGCTAGTATGTGAAGGCACCATGACAGCAAGTATTGTAAGAAAAGATTCATGA
- the lpxA gene encoding acyl-ACP--UDP-N-acetylglucosamine O-acyltransferase: protein MNQPLAYIDPQAKIARNVVIEPFATIHKNVVIEEGTWIGPNVTIFEGARIGKNVKIYPGAVISAVPQDLKFAGEETTAIIGDNSTIRECVTINRGTVDKHRTEVGKNCLIMAYVHLGHDCIVGNNCILGNASQLAGHVVVDDYVIFGGSCAVQQFTKIGAHSYIGGGSLVRKDVPPFTKAAREPLTYAGINSIGLRRRGYTSEKINEIQEIYRYIFLKGLNNSKALDLVELELAPSKERDEIIDFIRSSDRGVMKGYTY from the coding sequence ATGAACCAACCTTTAGCTTATATAGATCCGCAGGCAAAAATTGCCAGAAATGTAGTTATCGAGCCTTTTGCTACAATTCATAAAAATGTTGTTATTGAAGAAGGTACCTGGATAGGACCCAATGTAACAATATTTGAAGGTGCAAGAATTGGTAAAAATGTGAAAATATACCCAGGGGCGGTGATATCAGCTGTACCCCAGGATCTGAAATTTGCAGGAGAAGAAACTACTGCTATCATTGGTGATAACAGCACCATTAGAGAGTGCGTAACAATTAACAGAGGTACCGTTGATAAACATAGGACTGAAGTGGGTAAAAATTGCCTTATAATGGCTTATGTGCACCTGGGTCATGATTGTATTGTTGGTAACAATTGCATTCTAGGCAATGCATCACAATTAGCCGGACACGTTGTGGTTGATGATTACGTAATTTTTGGTGGCTCTTGCGCGGTGCAACAATTTACTAAAATTGGAGCGCACTCCTACATTGGAGGAGGTTCATTAGTTAGAAAAGATGTTCCACCATTCACAAAGGCAGCGCGAGAACCATTAACTTATGCTGGTATCAACTCTATTGGTTTAAGAAGAAGAGGTTATACTTCGGAGAAAATCAATGAAATTCAGGAAATCTACAGATACATTTTCTTAAAAGGCCTCAATAATTCAAAAGCACTTGATTTAGTAGAGCTGGAACTAGCCCCTTCAAAAGAGCGCGATGAGATCATCGATTTTATCAGAAGTTCAGACAGAGGAGTTATGAAAGGTTATACTTACTAA